In Nostoc piscinale CENA21, the genomic stretch AAAATGCTCTAAACGCTCAGACGATAACGTCCTCTTTTTCTCCTAGCTCTGATGACGTTTCTGCCGTCTGGTGTTCTCATTCTGGCACGAAAACCGGAGGTTCTTTTTCTCTTACGGCAAGTACCACGCAGGGTTCTTTTCATACTGCTGTCCTCTAAGGCGATTCTTATAAAAAGTCACAATCTATAATCTTACCACTGCTTTTAGTCAAGAGTCAAAAGTCTATCTTGCCCCTTCCGGGAGGGAACAGGGAATAGGGAACCGTATATTGGTCTAAAGCCTCGCTTCTCGTGAGTGGCTTCCCTGTTACCTTGTAAAGTTGGGAATTAACTTGAGACCTAGGTGATACTCAAAATCCAAGTTCCTATGTAGCGTAATAGTGGGGTATCGCCTGGGGAAAGAATTTGACAGTTGAAATAGTAAACCCCACCAAATGA encodes the following:
- the rpmH gene encoding 50S ribosomal protein L34, producing MKRTLRGTCRKRKRTSGFRARMRTPDGRNVIRARRKRGRYRLSV